The Dehalococcoidia bacterium genome includes a region encoding these proteins:
- a CDS encoding ATP-dependent Clp protease proteolytic subunit produces MVIESGARGERSYDIYSMLLKERIVYLGTAINDQISNLIVAQLLYLEREDPDKDINLYINSPGGVITSGLAIYDTMQLIKPDVSTICVGMAASMGTVLLCAGAAGKRFTLPNSTIHMHQALGGAQGQASDIEIAAKEILRMQDKIRTILSTHTGQSYEKIARDSDRDFYLPAEQAKEYGLVDEVLGATTAGAEKAK; encoded by the coding sequence ATGGTCATTGAAAGCGGAGCCCGTGGAGAGCGTTCCTATGATATTTATTCGATGCTGCTGAAAGAGCGCATTGTCTATCTGGGAACTGCTATCAATGATCAGATTTCTAATCTGATCGTAGCTCAGCTTCTATACCTCGAGCGAGAGGATCCTGATAAAGATATCAATCTTTACATAAACAGCCCTGGGGGCGTTATTACCTCAGGTCTTGCCATATATGACACGATGCAGCTGATTAAACCGGATGTATCAACAATCTGCGTGGGTATGGCTGCAAGCATGGGTACGGTCCTGCTATGTGCGGGTGCCGCAGGGAAGCGTTTTACGCTTCCCAATTCCACAATCCACATGCATCAGGCACTCGGAGGTGCTCAAGGGCAAGCGAGTGATATAGAGATTGCAGCAAAAGAAATACTCAGGATGCAAGATAAAATTCGGACTATCCTTTCCACGCATACTGGCCAGTCCTATGAGAAAATAGCACGGGATAGTGACAGAGATTTTTACCTTCCTGCGGAACAGGCCAAGGAATACGGATTAGTTGACGAAGTACTTGGCGCGACGACCGCAGGAGCAGAAAAGGCGAAGTGA